A single genomic interval of Megalobrama amblycephala isolate DHTTF-2021 linkage group LG15, ASM1881202v1, whole genome shotgun sequence harbors:
- the LOC125246563 gene encoding coiled-coil domain-containing protein 157-like, with amino-acid sequence MTSPHKTTSITPDSSSHHRRVSTAGSCVSPSTHTVSCQTVESALVPCEACACVQAVMKESSDALVSLCQSLGLPCSMQGFLEAVEETQQLGRLSAIDISQWASEQRKDISRVGKHVLEVRETVEPLKKKLKETEMEREKLRKQLSETVKREKEERRKMEEECERRMQEVKIKGEKAVRRLKEEQEELKRGVTLLEEKNSELTAELNLQTEAKQSLECERAALQEQVHHLHNSQETMLKEMEESRKNLEKELRSTQTLLDKETAKNHSVQRQHEALQVKQTALRKHLDVLVQQTEDLHGSLEECEDEKADLANKLTQIIQEKDTLQEQLTQQQSRCSSLCNEKQRQQTQITELEKSVSHLKEMLEEAVQRERILVAFPELNPHAAPQTTGDVMCDMEQQLKANSVRIRVLQQENASLSNSLARVKDREEKQRSSDSGIVEMDREAVAMGPLDSSSTSSPTSPSSILHHQTLCLSLHQDVEERYMNIRQAARIRSAGTHRRRK; translated from the exons ATGACAAGCCCCCATAAAACCACCTCAATTACCCCAGATTCCTCTTCCCACCACAGAAGAGTGTCCACTGCAGGCTCCTGTGTGTCTCCGTCCACTCACACTGTGAGCTGTCAGACAGTAGAGTCAGCTCTGGTGCCCTGTGAGGCCTGTGCTTGTGTTCAGGCGGTGATGAAGGAGAGCAGTGATGCTCTAGTGTCTCTTTGCCAGTCTCTGGGTTTGCCTTGCTCCATGCAGGGCTTCCTGGAAGCAGTGGAGGAAACACAGCAGCTGGGCCGCTTGTCTGCAATTGACATTTCCCAATGGGCAAGTGAGCAGCGTAAGGATATAAGCCGTGTTGGGAAACATGTTCTGGAG GTGAGAGAAACTGTTGAGCCACTGAAAAAGAAGCTGAAAGAGACAGAGATGGAGCGAGAGAAGCTGAGAAAACAGCTATCAGAGACAGTCAAAAGAGAgaaggaggagaggaggaagatGGAGGAGGAGTGTGAGCGCAGAATGCAGGAGGTAAAGATCAAGGGAGAGAAAGCAGTAAGGAGGCTAAAAGAGGAGCAGGAGGAGTTAAAGAGAG GTGTGACGTTATTAGAGGAAAAAAATTCTGAACTCACAGCAGAACTGAATTTGCAGACAGAAGCAAAACAGAGTCTGG AATGTGAGAGGGCTGCTCTTCAGGAGCAAGTTCATCATCTGCATAATTCACAAGAGACCATGTTAAAAGAGATGGAGGAGAGCAGGAAAAACCTGGAGAAGGAGCTCAGAAGTACACAGACACTATTAGACAAAGAAACCGCCAAAAACCACAGTGTGCAACGCCAACATGAG GCTCTTCAGGTGAAGCAGACGGCTCTGCGGAAGCATCTGGATGTGCTGGTTCAGCAGACTGAGGATCTACATGGCAGTCTGGAAGAATGTGAGGATGAAAAAGCTGATCTTGCCAACAAACTCACACAGATCATACAAGAAAAAGACACACTTCAGGAGCAACTCACACAGCAGCAG TCCCGATGTAGTTCACTGTGCAATGAGAAACAGAGGCAGCAGACACAGATCACAGAACTGGAGAAGAGTGTGTCTCATCTGAAAGAGATGCTGGAAGAAGCTGTCCAGAGAGAGAGGATACTGGTGGCCTTTCCTGAGCTCAATCCACATGCAGCACCACAGA CTACAGGTGATGTGATGTGTGACATGGAGCAGCAGCTGAAGGCAAACTCAGTGAGGATCCGGGTTCTGCAGCAGGAGAACGCCTCCCTGAGTAACAGTCTAGCCAGAGTGAAGGACAGAGAGGAAAAACAAAGATCTTCAGACTCTGGGATAGTAGAGATGGACAGAGAAGCTGTAGCGATGGGACCTCTGGACAGCTCTAGTACCTCCTCTCCCACCTCCCCTTCATCCATTCTTCATCATCAGActctctgcctctctctccACCAAGATGTGGAAGAAAGATACATGAACATTCGTCAGGCTGCTCGCATCCGGTCTGCAGGCACACATCGCAGGAGGAAGTGA
- the LOC125246650 gene encoding LOW QUALITY PROTEIN: coiled-coil domain-containing protein 157-like (The sequence of the model RefSeq protein was modified relative to this genomic sequence to represent the inferred CDS: deleted 1 base in 1 codon), whose product MTHLLGRQDCIDSLRRDLIDLQGAVLDVFSKTGPVRFPSWKFPDKLSCNLDLVSLLEEYDYVDGEEEFSQHSHIVLLELLIDR is encoded by the exons ATGACTCATCTCTTAGGCCGTCAGGACTGTATCGACAGCCTTCGGAGAGATCTTATTGATTTACAGGGAGCGGTCCTTGATGTTTTTTCTAAGACTGGACCCGTCCGTTTCCCA TCATGGAAGTTTCCCGATAAACTGTCATGTAATCTGGATTTGGTCAGTCTTTTAGAGGAGTATGACTATGTAGATGGTGAGGAGGAATTCAGTCAGCACTCCCACATAGTCCTGCTAGAGCTGCTGATTGACAGGTAG